One genomic segment of Thermodesulfobacterium sp. TA1 includes these proteins:
- a CDS encoding CDP-alcohol phosphatidyltransferase family protein, with the protein MNLTSKKAYFRRFYFLLGLFLYKVNLSPNFVTSLSLISGTFAGICFYYDYLITAAFLLFLSGLLDLLDGELARLSGRPTKFGAVFDWIADKWVDGVVLGTIAYVYTDAFWTILAIVSSMLHSFIKPVVYAEIGYQVKLKGKIQDPLENTGFFGRPETHLSLLFFTFLEKLSFYDIGLEFGIKLITLLSLASFISRLVYLYQNFRGVKDE; encoded by the coding sequence ATGAACCTTACTTCAAAAAAGGCTTATTTCAGACGTTTCTATTTTCTGTTAGGACTTTTTCTTTATAAAGTTAACCTATCTCCTAATTTTGTTACTTCTCTATCTTTAATCTCTGGAACTTTTGCAGGTATATGTTTTTATTATGATTACTTAATTACGGCTGCTTTTTTATTATTTTTATCAGGCCTTTTAGACCTTCTTGATGGTGAATTAGCCAGGCTTTCAGGTCGTCCCACCAAATTTGGAGCGGTTTTTGATTGGATCGCTGATAAATGGGTAGATGGAGTAGTATTAGGAACGATTGCTTATGTATATACAGATGCTTTTTGGACTATATTAGCTATAGTGTCTTCGATGCTTCATTCTTTTATTAAACCTGTAGTATATGCCGAAATAGGTTATCAAGTAAAACTAAAAGGGAAAATTCAAGACCCTTTAGAAAACACAGGTTTCTTTGGACGTCCTGAAACCCATTTAAGCCTTCTTTTTTTTACTTTTTTAGAAAAACTTAGTTTTTATGATATAGGGCTTGAGTTCGGTATTAAACTTATTACTTTGTTAAGCTTAGCTTCTTTTATCAGTAGATTAGTATATCTATACCAAAACTTTAGAGGAGTAAAGGATGAATAG
- a CDS encoding iron-containing alcohol dehydrogenase, producing MKNFGFYLPTKVFFGKKVLRQFPKEIPSLGKKALWVFGRSSIMRNGVYEQVKEVLKKAKIEYVEFGGVKANPLLSKVLEGIKVAKEEGVSFILATGGGSVIDTAKAIACGVFAEEKIWDFYERKAFPTEALPIVAIPTISGTGSELNNISVIVNDETKVKLSMSSPFIFPKLTFLDPTFTFSVPPDYTAYGAFDAFSHVFEVFVSREYKKDCLTEDLMVALMKNIMRWSKVAMYDPTNYEARANLMWASSLALCGLPKAGVGKYRFFIHALEHTLSGVYDLPHGLGLAVITYAWMKVHKKNKLLHKFFEKVLGIKVEDKISVEMGIEVFENWLRDLRLLYTLKDLKIPKEDLDYLVDKAYHILTIWEVAEEISKEDIRGIFHLAYYEEKNL from the coding sequence ATGAAAAATTTTGGGTTTTATCTTCCGACAAAGGTTTTTTTTGGAAAAAAAGTTTTAAGGCAATTCCCTAAGGAAATTCCAAGTTTAGGTAAAAAGGCTCTTTGGGTGTTTGGAAGAAGTTCTATAATGAGAAATGGAGTTTACGAACAAGTTAAAGAGGTATTAAAAAAGGCTAAAATAGAGTATGTAGAGTTTGGAGGAGTAAAGGCTAACCCTTTATTGTCTAAAGTTTTAGAAGGGATAAAAGTGGCTAAAGAAGAAGGAGTAAGTTTTATTTTGGCTACTGGTGGAGGAAGTGTTATAGATACTGCTAAGGCTATCGCTTGTGGAGTTTTTGCAGAAGAAAAGATATGGGATTTTTATGAAAGAAAGGCATTCCCTACGGAGGCGTTACCTATAGTAGCTATTCCAACCATCTCTGGAACAGGTTCAGAGCTTAATAACATAAGTGTTATCGTAAACGATGAGACCAAGGTTAAACTCTCTATGAGCTCTCCCTTTATTTTTCCTAAACTTACCTTTTTAGACCCTACGTTTACTTTTAGCGTTCCCCCAGATTATACCGCTTATGGAGCTTTTGATGCCTTTTCTCATGTTTTTGAGGTTTTTGTAAGTAGGGAATATAAAAAAGATTGTCTTACCGAAGACTTGATGGTAGCTTTAATGAAAAATATTATGAGATGGTCTAAAGTTGCTATGTATGACCCTACCAACTATGAAGCTAGGGCAAACCTTATGTGGGCTTCTTCTTTAGCTTTATGTGGTTTACCTAAGGCAGGGGTAGGCAAATATCGCTTTTTTATCCATGCTTTAGAACACACCTTAAGTGGAGTTTATGACCTTCCTCATGGTTTAGGTTTGGCAGTGATTACTTATGCCTGGATGAAAGTTCATAAAAAAAATAAACTTCTTCATAAATTTTTCGAAAAAGTCTTGGGCATAAAGGTAGAAGATAAGATTTCGGTAGAGATGGGTATTGAAGTTTTTGAAAACTGGTTGAGAGACTTGAGATTGCTTTATACTTTAAAAGACTTAAAGATTCCAAAAGAAGATTTAGACTACTTGGTAGACAAGGCTTATCATATTTTAACCATCTGGGAGGTAGCTGAAGAAATTTCTAAAGAAGACATAAGAGGGATTTTCCATTTAGCCTATTATGAAGAGAAAAACCTATGA
- the acs gene encoding acetate--CoA ligase has protein sequence MGELTSLLKEGRIFYPPQEGKDQAYISSRYKYKQIYQYSLDDPDEFWAERAKELITWFKYWDRTCYWDFYKPEIKFFEGGKLNACFNCVDRHLDNPAIKNKAAIIWQGEPDRDIKVYTYNMLHSEICKFAKILKNLGVEKGDRVTIYLPTMPEAVAAMLACARIGAIHSVVFGGFSSEALKVRILDAQSKVVITCDGTYRAGRRITLLDRAEEAIKDCDCVEYCIVLNRFGDPIELKDNRCVFYDDLKKDLSIAEYCEYEIMDAEDPLFILYTSGTTGKPKGVYHTTGGYLVYAAHTTQWVFDLKPEDIYWCTADIGWITGHSYVVYGPLALGATVFMYEGVPTYPDPGRWWELVDRYGVTVFYTAPTAIRALMREGDKWPKKYNLSSLRILGTVGEPINPEAWVWFYAHVGRNRCPVVDTWWQTETGGHMIAPIPFAVPQKPGSATYPLPGIEPVILRADGTEADINEGGHLCIKRAWPGMARGVWGDEKRFKEVYFSRFPGYYYTGDGARKDEDGYFWIMGRLDDVINVSGHRLGTMELESAFVEHPAVAEAAVVGFPHEIKGEGIFAYIVLREGFDPTPELKKELVNHIRKVIGPIATPDHILFAPGLPKTRSGKIMRRILRKIASGQFEDLGDTSTLAEPEVVEKLVSLRKNLA, from the coding sequence ATGGGAGAGTTAACATCTTTGTTAAAAGAGGGTAGGATTTTTTATCCACCTCAAGAAGGTAAGGACCAAGCTTATATTTCTTCTCGTTACAAATATAAACAAATCTATCAATATTCTTTAGATGATCCCGATGAGTTTTGGGCTGAAAGGGCTAAAGAGTTGATTACTTGGTTTAAATATTGGGATAGGACTTGTTATTGGGATTTTTATAAACCAGAGATTAAGTTTTTTGAGGGAGGTAAGCTTAATGCTTGTTTTAACTGTGTAGACAGGCATTTAGACAATCCAGCTATTAAAAACAAAGCCGCCATCATTTGGCAAGGTGAGCCTGACAGAGATATCAAGGTGTATACCTATAATATGCTCCATAGCGAGATATGTAAATTTGCTAAGATTTTAAAAAATTTAGGGGTAGAAAAAGGCGACAGGGTGACGATTTATCTTCCTACTATGCCAGAGGCTGTGGCAGCCATGTTAGCTTGTGCAAGGATAGGAGCTATACATAGTGTAGTGTTTGGAGGTTTCTCTTCAGAGGCGCTTAAAGTTCGTATCCTTGACGCTCAGTCTAAGGTAGTTATTACCTGTGATGGAACTTATAGGGCTGGAAGGCGGATCACTCTATTAGACAGAGCTGAAGAGGCGATAAAAGATTGTGATTGTGTAGAATACTGTATTGTTTTAAACCGTTTTGGAGATCCTATTGAGTTAAAGGATAACCGTTGTGTTTTTTATGACGACCTTAAAAAGGATTTAAGCATAGCTGAGTACTGCGAGTATGAGATAATGGATGCGGAAGATCCTCTTTTTATTTTGTATACTTCGGGAACTACAGGAAAACCGAAGGGGGTTTATCATACTACTGGTGGATATTTAGTATATGCTGCCCATACTACTCAATGGGTCTTTGACCTTAAACCTGAAGACATTTATTGGTGCACTGCTGACATAGGTTGGATTACCGGACATTCTTATGTAGTTTATGGACCTTTAGCTTTAGGGGCTACTGTTTTTATGTATGAGGGAGTTCCTACCTATCCAGACCCAGGAAGATGGTGGGAGTTGGTAGACAGATATGGGGTTACGGTGTTTTATACAGCTCCTACAGCGATAAGGGCTTTGATGAGAGAAGGAGATAAATGGCCTAAAAAATATAATCTTTCTAGCTTAAGAATTTTAGGTACAGTGGGAGAACCTATAAATCCAGAAGCTTGGGTTTGGTTTTATGCTCACGTAGGACGTAATCGCTGTCCAGTCGTAGATACTTGGTGGCAAACTGAGACCGGTGGACATATGATAGCCCCAATACCTTTTGCTGTGCCTCAAAAGCCAGGCTCAGCTACCTATCCTTTACCTGGTATAGAGCCTGTAATTTTAAGGGCTGATGGAACAGAGGCGGACATCAATGAAGGAGGACATCTCTGTATAAAAAGGGCTTGGCCTGGTATGGCAAGAGGAGTTTGGGGAGATGAAAAGAGGTTTAAAGAAGTTTATTTCAGTAGGTTCCCAGGATATTATTATACTGGAGATGGTGCCAGAAAGGATGAAGACGGATATTTTTGGATTATGGGAAGGCTTGATGATGTTATCAATGTGTCAGGCCATAGGCTTGGTACGATGGAATTAGAGTCTGCTTTTGTAGAACATCCTGCAGTAGCAGAGGCTGCGGTTGTTGGATTTCCTCATGAAATAAAAGGTGAAGGTATTTTTGCCTACATAGTCCTAAGAGAAGGTTTTGATCCTACTCCAGAGCTTAAAAAAGAATTGGTAAACCATATTAGGAAAGTTATTGGTCCTATAGCTACTCCAGACCATATCCTTTTTGCTCCGGGATTACCTAAGACCAGAAGCGGAAAAATCATGAGAAGGATTTTAAGAAAAATAGCTTCTGGTCAGTTTGAAGATTTAGGAGATACCAGTACTTTGGCAGAACCAGAGGTAGTAGAAAAACTAGTAAGTTTAAGAAAAAATTTGGCCTAA
- the rpmA gene encoding 50S ribosomal protein L27 — protein MAHKKAGGSSRNGRDSNSKRLGVKRYGGQFVKAGEIIVRQRGTKVHPGFNVGVGKDYTIFAKISGFVKFETKNGRKVVSVYPNI, from the coding sequence ATGGCTCATAAGAAGGCTGGTGGTTCTTCAAGAAACGGAAGAGATTCTAACTCTAAACGTTTAGGGGTTAAAAGATATGGAGGTCAGTTTGTAAAAGCAGGAGAGATTATAGTTAGACAAAGGGGGACTAAGGTTCACCCAGGATTTAACGTAGGGGTGGGTAAGGATTACACCATCTTTGCTAAAATAAGCGGTTTTGTTAAGTTTGAAACCAAGAACGGAAGAAAAGTAGTAAGCGTTTATCCTAATATATAG
- a CDS encoding FapA family protein, whose product MDKEEIKKEGILLEGFKFRISDDELKIFLEEPPNEDVLKKFKELWPQVKQRLSEEGFFGILEEPEVLEDKLVVAKGIDITPFVPEKIELLEKFAKVVNFQPDQPEFQEKDKIKDIREIHKKIICAEESEVLGKWFPPIPGIDGVNVFGETLQAPQPAGQPQVQLGDNLFIDEEKFIKAKQSGVLVFSQNKLEIFPEYEIKGDVDFSIGNIDFIGKKLTIKGDIRFGFKVRVKGDLELQGGTENKVFIEVDGNFVCDGIIRGEETKVKVNGKAEIKGVEHAKLEVLGDLLVKNYLIFSETTVFGKIEATSGKGIIYGGVIKSCEEIEAKILGNETQTSTKVLAGYKSDLIDDYLKKLQQAILLEETLNKLKVGIDLGRKLKEEGGLSSEKQKILEKIQKQYELYSKELEELLEQLKAIKKELNVYKSKFVKVTEKVYPGVMIGIADVFYTVVEEIPGPVIFRLEDNKINIEKG is encoded by the coding sequence ATGGATAAAGAAGAAATAAAAAAAGAAGGTATTCTTTTAGAAGGTTTTAAATTTAGGATTTCAGATGATGAGCTAAAGATTTTTTTAGAAGAGCCTCCTAACGAAGATGTTTTAAAAAAATTTAAAGAGCTTTGGCCTCAGGTAAAACAAAGGCTTAGCGAAGAGGGTTTTTTTGGCATTTTAGAAGAGCCAGAGGTTTTAGAAGATAAATTAGTAGTAGCCAAAGGTATAGATATCACTCCTTTTGTTCCAGAAAAAATAGAACTTTTAGAAAAATTTGCAAAGGTTGTTAATTTTCAACCAGACCAACCAGAGTTTCAGGAAAAAGATAAAATAAAGGATATAAGGGAAATACATAAAAAAATAATCTGTGCTGAAGAAAGTGAAGTTCTTGGTAAATGGTTTCCTCCGATTCCAGGGATAGATGGAGTTAATGTTTTTGGGGAAACTCTTCAAGCTCCTCAACCGGCAGGGCAGCCTCAAGTTCAGTTAGGAGACAATTTGTTTATAGACGAAGAAAAATTTATAAAAGCTAAACAGTCAGGTGTTTTAGTGTTTAGTCAAAATAAACTTGAGATTTTTCCAGAATATGAAATAAAAGGAGATGTAGATTTTTCTATAGGAAACATAGATTTTATCGGAAAAAAATTAACAATAAAGGGAGATATAAGGTTTGGGTTTAAGGTAAGGGTTAAGGGAGATTTAGAGCTTCAAGGAGGAACAGAAAATAAAGTATTTATAGAAGTAGACGGAAACTTTGTTTGTGATGGTATCATAAGAGGAGAGGAGACTAAGGTTAAAGTTAATGGTAAGGCAGAGATTAAAGGGGTTGAGCATGCTAAGTTAGAAGTCTTGGGAGATTTATTAGTAAAAAATTATCTTATTTTTTCAGAAACCACCGTATTTGGAAAGATAGAAGCCACTTCAGGCAAAGGGATTATCTATGGAGGAGTAATTAAATCCTGTGAGGAGATAGAAGCTAAGATTTTAGGTAATGAGACCCAAACTTCTACCAAGGTCTTAGCTGGATATAAATCTGACTTAATCGATGATTATCTAAAAAAGCTTCAACAAGCTATACTTTTAGAAGAAACCTTAAATAAACTTAAAGTAGGGATAGATTTAGGAAGAAAGCTTAAAGAAGAAGGGGGATTATCTTCAGAAAAACAAAAAATCCTTGAAAAAATCCAAAAACAATATGAACTTTATTCTAAGGAGTTAGAAGAACTTTTAGAACAATTAAAGGCTATAAAAAAAGAGTTAAACGTGTATAAGTCTAAGTTTGTTAAGGTTACAGAAAAGGTTTATCCTGGAGTTATGATAGGTATCGCTGATGTTTTTTATACGGTGGTAGAAGAAATACCTGGACCAGTAATTTTTAGGTTAGAAGACAATAAAATAAATATAGAAAAAGGTTAG
- a CDS encoding NAD(P)-dependent oxidoreductase: protein MKIAIFEIEKDWEKEYYVTQLNQKLGPALSNIEIIFTSDPLDEFSAKLYTNLDIVVIYISSLITEKVLSQLPNLKLVITRTTGTDHIDVLCCQKRGIMVANSPYYASNTVAEHTIGLIFALAKRVNVAISKIKNLDFSREGLLGLDLFGKKIGIIGTGRIGKEVVRIAHGIGMKVLAHDIKPDPQLKEKFNVTYLSLEELLKLSDIIVVMVPYYPKTHHMINLENIKLVKDEAMLINTARGPIVDTEALIWALQNQKLQGGIALDVFEGEKLLLEMKKVLEGKFSLQDYERAFKTLHLLGYPNVIFTPHTAHYTKDAIKRDILWVVEVIAEFLNYKQLSTSYQFYF from the coding sequence ATGAAAATAGCGATTTTTGAGATAGAAAAAGACTGGGAAAAGGAATATTATGTAACACAATTAAACCAAAAATTGGGACCTGCTTTGTCTAACATAGAGATTATTTTTACCTCAGACCCTTTAGATGAGTTTTCGGCAAAATTATATACAAATTTAGATATAGTAGTAATTTATATTAGTTCTTTAATAACTGAAAAAGTACTAAGTCAACTTCCTAATCTAAAACTCGTGATTACGAGAACTACAGGTACAGACCATATAGATGTTTTATGTTGTCAAAAAAGAGGAATAATGGTTGCTAATTCTCCTTATTATGCTTCTAATACAGTAGCAGAGCATACCATAGGGCTTATTTTTGCTTTGGCTAAAAGAGTAAATGTAGCTATCTCAAAAATTAAAAATTTGGATTTTTCAAGAGAAGGACTTTTAGGTTTAGACCTTTTTGGTAAAAAAATAGGGATTATAGGGACAGGAAGAATAGGAAAAGAGGTAGTAAGGATAGCCCATGGTATAGGGATGAAGGTTTTAGCTCATGATATAAAGCCAGACCCTCAGTTAAAAGAAAAGTTTAATGTAACCTATCTCTCTTTAGAAGAGTTGCTTAAATTATCCGATATCATAGTAGTAATGGTACCTTATTATCCTAAAACTCACCATATGATAAACCTTGAAAACATAAAATTGGTTAAAGATGAAGCCATGTTGATTAATACTGCCCGTGGTCCTATTGTAGACACAGAAGCTTTAATTTGGGCCTTACAAAATCAAAAACTTCAAGGAGGAATCGCTCTTGATGTGTTTGAGGGAGAAAAACTCTTGCTTGAAATGAAAAAGGTATTGGAGGGTAAATTTTCTCTTCAAGATTATGAAAGGGCATTTAAAACCCTTCATTTATTAGGTTATCCTAATGTTATTTTTACGCCCCATACAGCCCATTATACTAAAGACGCCATAAAAAGAGATATCCTTTGGGTAGTTGAAGTAATCGCAGAGTTTTTAAACTATAAACAGCTTTCAACCAGTTATCAATTCTATTTTTGA
- a CDS encoding 2,5-diamino-6-(ribosylamino)-4(3H)-pyrimidinone 5'-phosphate reductase — MNRPYVIIVSEVTIDGKLTLYRGASSKELMSIMTKEVYRYLHAIRAEVDGIMVGCETVRTDDPSLTVRYVEGKNPVRIIPCSTANVPYNSNILSKEAPTIIATTKRAPKEKIEKLKELGAEVIISGEELVDFSLLLPDLYQRGIKKLMVEGGSSINWEFVKNRYVDEIRIIHLPIIVGGENVPTFVGGEGFKSLTKVLRLEIKNFFKIDEFLISEWKVQK; from the coding sequence ATGAATAGACCTTATGTAATAATCGTTTCTGAAGTAACGATAGACGGAAAACTTACTTTATACAGAGGGGCTTCAAGCAAAGAATTGATGAGTATTATGACTAAAGAGGTTTATCGTTATTTGCATGCTATAAGGGCTGAGGTTGACGGTATCATGGTAGGGTGTGAAACAGTAAGAACAGACGACCCAAGCTTAACCGTAAGATATGTAGAAGGAAAAAATCCTGTAAGGATTATACCTTGTTCTACGGCTAATGTGCCTTATAACTCTAACATTCTTTCTAAAGAAGCTCCTACCATCATAGCTACTACCAAAAGAGCTCCTAAAGAAAAAATAGAGAAATTGAAAGAACTTGGGGCTGAGGTTATCATCTCTGGGGAAGAGTTGGTAGACTTTAGTTTACTTTTACCAGACCTCTATCAAAGAGGTATTAAAAAACTGATGGTAGAAGGGGGTTCCTCTATAAACTGGGAGTTTGTAAAAAATAGATACGTAGATGAAATAAGAATTATCCACCTTCCAATAATAGTAGGAGGAGAAAACGTACCTACTTTTGTAGGTGGAGAAGGTTTTAAATCTCTTACCAAAGTATTAAGGTTAGAAATAAAAAATTTTTTTAAAATTGACGAATTTTTAATTTCTGAATGGAAGGTTCAAAAATAG
- the plsY gene encoding glycerol-3-phosphate 1-O-acyltransferase PlsY, which yields MVYLIFISTISYILGSIPFALLVSLPFGVDPRKEGSKNPGATNVARLLGKKWGIITFLGDASKGVLALLIAYLFKSKISYPQELILSLAGFFAVLGHLFSVFLKFKGGKGVATTIGVFLFLAPKAMLVSLLTFLAGVALTGFVSVGSLLATIFLPINLFIFNYPTEYIICATLLGVLIWYKHKDNIRRLLRGEEKSWRKHKHG from the coding sequence GTGGTTTATTTAATTTTTATCTCCACAATAAGTTATATTTTAGGATCAATCCCCTTTGCACTGTTAGTGTCTTTACCTTTTGGAGTAGACCCAAGAAAGGAAGGTAGTAAAAATCCAGGTGCTACAAATGTAGCCAGACTTTTAGGGAAAAAATGGGGGATAATAACCTTTTTAGGGGATGCTTCAAAAGGTGTTTTAGCCCTTTTGATAGCCTATTTGTTTAAATCCAAAATCTCTTATCCTCAGGAACTAATCCTTTCTTTAGCTGGTTTTTTTGCTGTTTTAGGGCATCTTTTTTCTGTTTTTTTAAAGTTTAAAGGCGGAAAAGGGGTTGCTACTACCATAGGAGTATTTTTGTTTCTTGCACCTAAGGCTATGTTAGTAAGTTTATTAACCTTTCTTGCAGGGGTAGCTTTGACAGGCTTTGTTTCTGTAGGGTCTTTACTTGCCACCATTTTTTTACCCATCAATCTTTTTATTTTTAATTATCCTACCGAATATATAATATGTGCAACCCTTTTAGGTGTTTTAATTTGGTATAAACATAAAGACAACATAAGAAGGCTTTTAAGGGGAGAAGAAAAATCCTGGAGAAAGCACAAACATGGATAA
- a CDS encoding CBS domain-containing protein → MIEIEKIKVRDVMTTPVATIDGNATVKEAAELMMKTGYRGLVVDKVDEEDAYGIITVKDIVYKVIAKGLPLEKVRVLEVMTKPCITVPDYYDIKYAAKLMSMANVVRLPVTSGGKLVGMVTLRDIIKPHV, encoded by the coding sequence ATGATTGAGATTGAAAAAATAAAAGTAAGAGATGTAATGACTACACCTGTGGCTACCATCGACGGTAACGCAACAGTAAAAGAAGCGGCAGAACTTATGATGAAAACCGGTTATAGAGGATTGGTAGTAGATAAGGTAGATGAAGAAGATGCCTACGGAATTATTACGGTTAAAGACATAGTTTATAAGGTTATAGCTAAAGGGTTACCTTTAGAAAAGGTCAGGGTTTTAGAAGTTATGACCAAACCTTGTATCACTGTTCCAGATTATTATGATATCAAATATGCGGCTAAACTCATGTCGATGGCAAATGTAGTAAGACTTCCTGTAACCTCAGGAGGAAAACTGGTAGGTATGGTAACTTTAAGAGACATCATAAAGCCGCATGTATAA
- the tilS gene encoding tRNA lysidine(34) synthetase TilS, whose product MFINTIKQAIEKFKLLQKGDRVLLAISGGLDSVALLEVFCLLQKEYKLSLFVSHYDHKIRKNSYKDAMFVYQLCKQKSIPFFYTASPVPLYAKREKLSLEMAGRELRYRLWYFLAKKYDLQRVALAHHLDDLAEEVFLKIIRGTGKRGLSGIPIKREDLIIRPFLFVSKEEIRRFVEERGLKWVEDPTNNDLRFVRNKVRHLLIPYLEQNFNKNIKQNLKKVALIIAEEEELIEDLAKKHYEKLKSFDGKNIRLKLYDLKQLSTTLRKRIYFLVFQEINLPLFRVSFSHIENLERLLTKHVKGPVYLPGDYIAYRGPGYLAFSKKVFNLPFFELEIKTEGEYLLPNQEILKVYKIKTSEIKKTPLVMCFSAKKLSFPFIIRNRKPGDKVFIPSLGHKKLKKFFQEKGIPHHLRDQVLIIEHEGKIIAVWGIYIAPAYRPKEDEEVLVLEVFPLK is encoded by the coding sequence ATGTTTATTAACACTATAAAACAGGCAATCGAAAAGTTTAAGCTTTTACAAAAAGGAGACCGAGTACTTCTTGCCATTTCTGGAGGTCTTGATTCTGTAGCTCTTTTAGAGGTTTTTTGCCTTTTACAAAAAGAATACAAACTTTCTCTTTTTGTATCTCATTATGACCATAAAATAAGAAAAAACTCTTATAAAGACGCTATGTTTGTATATCAACTATGTAAACAAAAAAGTATTCCTTTTTTTTACACTGCTTCTCCTGTGCCTCTTTATGCTAAACGTGAAAAACTTAGTTTAGAAATGGCAGGGAGGGAACTTAGGTATCGTCTATGGTATTTTTTAGCTAAAAAGTATGATCTACAAAGGGTAGCTTTGGCTCATCATTTGGATGACTTGGCAGAAGAGGTATTTTTAAAAATAATAAGGGGTACAGGCAAAAGAGGACTATCAGGTATTCCTATAAAAAGGGAAGACCTTATTATAAGACCCTTTTTGTTTGTAAGTAAAGAAGAAATAAGGCGGTTTGTAGAAGAGCGAGGATTAAAATGGGTCGAAGATCCAACCAACAATGACCTAAGGTTTGTAAGAAATAAGGTAAGACATCTTTTAATCCCTTATTTAGAACAAAATTTCAACAAAAACATCAAACAAAACCTCAAAAAAGTAGCCTTAATCATAGCGGAAGAAGAAGAACTGATAGAGGATCTTGCCAAAAAACATTATGAAAAATTGAAAAGTTTTGATGGAAAGAACATCCGGTTAAAACTTTATGACCTTAAACAACTTTCTACTACGTTGAGAAAGAGAATATATTTTTTGGTTTTCCAAGAAATAAACCTTCCTTTATTTAGGGTCTCTTTCTCTCATATTGAAAACTTGGAGAGGCTACTTACTAAACATGTAAAGGGACCTGTTTATCTTCCAGGAGATTATATAGCTTATCGTGGTCCAGGTTACTTAGCCTTTTCTAAAAAGGTTTTTAACCTTCCTTTTTTTGAGTTAGAAATAAAAACCGAAGGAGAGTACCTTCTTCCTAATCAAGAAATTTTAAAGGTTTATAAAATAAAAACTTCAGAAATAAAAAAAACTCCTTTGGTAATGTGTTTTTCAGCCAAAAAACTTTCATTTCCTTTTATAATTCGGAATAGAAAACCAGGGGATAAGGTTTTCATCCCTTCTTTAGGACACAAAAAATTAAAAAAGTTTTTTCAAGAAAAAGGGATCCCTCATCATTTAAGAGATCAGGTTCTAATTATAGAACATGAAGGTAAAATAATAGCCGTTTGGGGTATCTATATTGCCCCAGCTTACAGGCCAAAGGAAGATGAAGAAGTTTTAGTTTTAGAGGTTTTCCCTTTAAAATGA
- the rplU gene encoding 50S ribosomal protein L21, with protein MFAVIRTGGKQYVVKPGDRIKVEKLEANVGDTIEISEVLLVNKEGEVKLGNPVVEGAKVVASVVDHAKGPKVIVFKKRAKKGYKRKKGHRQLITTIEIKEIL; from the coding sequence GTGTTTGCTGTAATTAGGACTGGTGGAAAGCAGTATGTAGTAAAACCTGGCGATAGAATTAAGGTAGAAAAATTAGAAGCAAATGTAGGAGATACCATAGAAATTTCAGAGGTGCTTTTGGTTAACAAAGAAGGAGAAGTAAAGTTAGGAAATCCTGTAGTTGAAGGGGCAAAGGTAGTAGCCTCTGTGGTAGACCATGCCAAAGGTCCTAAAGTGATTGTCTTTAAGAAAAGAGCCAAAAAAGGTTACAAAAGAAAAAAAGGTCATAGACAACTGATAACTACGATAGAGATTAAAGAAATTTTGTAA